In Gimesia sp., the following are encoded in one genomic region:
- the msrP gene encoding protein-methionine-sulfoxide reductase catalytic subunit MsrP: MNHLLRKIWHVPEHAHTPESVYQKRKSHRREFLKLMGYGLGVAGFADLLSGCEQATKEEIEQAGAVEPLPEALQSIYPAKRNEAFKYGRPETAEIEAEEFTNFYEFTGPTSKEAWKYVGKFQTTPWAVSIEGDCAKPRTFDLDDLYREMQFEERAYRHRCVETWAMCVPWTGFPLASLLKLVEPKPSAKYVAFETFNKPQEAPYMERSGAGTWPWPYTEGLTIEEAMNDLAFIATGLYGKPLLKQNGAPIRLVVPWKYGFKSGKSIEKIKLTAEQPATFWNTVNPGEYGFVANVNPDQPHPRWSQRTEWMLGTEKRYDTQIYNGYGEYVGGLYTG, translated from the coding sequence ATGAATCACCTGCTCCGAAAAATCTGGCATGTCCCGGAACATGCCCACACCCCCGAATCCGTTTATCAGAAGCGCAAATCGCATCGCCGTGAATTCCTCAAACTGATGGGCTATGGCCTGGGTGTCGCCGGCTTCGCTGATCTGCTCTCCGGCTGTGAACAGGCAACCAAGGAAGAAATCGAACAGGCGGGAGCAGTCGAACCATTGCCGGAAGCCCTGCAGTCCATCTATCCGGCTAAGCGGAATGAAGCTTTTAAATACGGCCGCCCTGAAACAGCAGAAATCGAGGCAGAGGAGTTCACGAACTTCTACGAATTCACAGGCCCCACCAGTAAAGAAGCCTGGAAGTACGTCGGAAAATTTCAGACTACGCCTTGGGCGGTCTCTATCGAAGGAGATTGTGCCAAACCCCGCACGTTTGACCTGGATGACCTCTACAGGGAAATGCAGTTCGAAGAGCGGGCCTACCGCCATCGTTGCGTCGAAACCTGGGCCATGTGTGTTCCCTGGACCGGTTTCCCGCTGGCAAGTCTGCTTAAGCTGGTTGAACCGAAACCCTCAGCCAAGTACGTCGCCTTTGAAACGTTCAACAAACCCCAGGAGGCGCCTTACATGGAGAGAAGTGGAGCTGGCACCTGGCCCTGGCCTTATACCGAAGGTCTGACCATTGAGGAAGCGATGAACGATCTCGCTTTCATCGCCACCGGCCTGTATGGGAAGCCACTGTTGAAACAAAATGGAGCGCCAATCCGTTTGGTCGTTCCCTGGAAATACGGCTTCAAGTCGGGTAAATCGATCGAAAAGATCAAACTCACCGCAGAGCAACCCGCGACCTTCTGGAACACGGTAAATCCAGGGGAATACGGGTTCGTCGCCAATGTGAATCCGGATCAACCTCATCCCCGCTGGAGCCAACGCACGGAATGGATGCTGGGCACCGAGAAACGCTACGACACCCAGATCTATAATGGTTACGGGGAATACGTCGGCGGTCTCTATACAGGTTAA
- the sthA gene encoding Si-specific NAD(P)(+) transhydrogenase: MKFDIVIIGSGPAGQKAAIAASKLGKRVAIIERNFRGMGGVCLHKGTIPSKTMREAILYLTGYRHRDVYSKWYRRKRRVTMQDLRLKLADVAEHELEIIHDQLERNGVDIFIGEAQFVSPHEVAVDCETGRKILHGDYILVATGTKPSRPPHIPFDGETIFDSDEIIDLKQIPRSMIVVGGGVIGIEYAIMFATLGVEVTVLDGREHLLEFCDREIIDALIHHARSLGMVFRMGEEVVGIERFSDSMAAVQTESGKRLVADSVLYTVGRVGDADELNFQAAGLEPDERGRLWCNEDHQTWVPHIYGAGDIVGFPALASVSMEQGRRVICNAFNEPFEAFDLMPYGLFTIPEISMVGKTEQQLTEAHIPYEVGAARYREIARGQISGDRDGMLKILFHRETLKILGIHAIGEAATEIVHIGQTVMSFGGTIEYFRNAVFNYPTMAECYKVAAFDALEKMSLDRLFEASKTSKAAAPLNKELQETQEEASSVEVLTQTK, encoded by the coding sequence ATGAAATTCGACATTGTAATTATCGGAAGCGGTCCTGCTGGTCAGAAGGCGGCGATAGCAGCTTCGAAACTGGGGAAACGGGTTGCGATCATCGAACGCAATTTTCGCGGCATGGGGGGCGTCTGTCTGCACAAAGGGACGATTCCTTCCAAGACGATGCGCGAAGCAATCTTATATTTAACCGGATATCGGCATCGGGACGTCTACAGCAAATGGTATCGTCGGAAGCGACGAGTCACGATGCAGGACTTGCGACTGAAGCTGGCTGATGTCGCAGAGCATGAACTGGAAATCATCCACGATCAGCTTGAACGGAACGGCGTCGACATCTTTATTGGAGAAGCTCAGTTTGTCAGCCCGCATGAAGTAGCTGTCGACTGTGAGACCGGACGCAAGATTTTGCACGGGGATTACATTCTGGTCGCTACCGGCACCAAGCCTTCGCGGCCGCCTCATATCCCCTTTGATGGCGAAACGATTTTTGATTCCGATGAAATTATCGATCTGAAACAGATTCCCCGATCGATGATCGTCGTGGGCGGTGGTGTGATCGGCATCGAATACGCAATCATGTTCGCCACTTTGGGTGTCGAAGTTACCGTACTCGATGGTCGGGAGCACCTGCTCGAGTTCTGTGATCGTGAAATTATCGACGCTCTGATTCATCATGCCCGTTCACTGGGGATGGTTTTCCGGATGGGCGAAGAAGTCGTTGGAATTGAGCGGTTTTCCGATTCAATGGCCGCAGTGCAGACCGAGAGTGGCAAACGACTGGTGGCCGATTCGGTATTGTATACTGTGGGACGTGTGGGAGATGCGGACGAACTGAATTTCCAGGCCGCGGGGCTCGAACCGGATGAACGCGGTCGTCTGTGGTGCAACGAAGATCATCAGACCTGGGTACCTCATATTTACGGTGCGGGCGATATTGTTGGTTTTCCTGCTCTAGCCAGTGTGTCTATGGAGCAGGGCCGCCGTGTGATCTGCAACGCTTTTAATGAACCATTTGAAGCGTTTGATCTGATGCCTTACGGGCTGTTCACGATCCCGGAAATTTCGATGGTGGGTAAAACCGAACAGCAGCTGACTGAAGCTCACATTCCTTATGAAGTCGGCGCGGCACGCTATCGTGAAATTGCCCGCGGGCAGATCTCGGGTGACCGGGACGGGATGCTGAAGATTCTGTTTCACCGTGAGACACTCAAGATTCTAGGGATCCACGCGATTGGGGAAGCGGCAACCGAAATCGTACACATCGGACAGACGGTAATGTCATTTGGAGGCACGATTGAATATTTCCGCAACGCAGTATTCAATTATCCGACGATGGCAGAATGCTATAAAGTCGCGGCTTTCGATGCACTGGAAAAAATGAGTCTGGATCGACTCTTCGAAGCATCGAAGACATCCAAAGCAGCTGCTCCGTTGAATAAAGAGCTGCAGGAGACACAGGAGGAAGCATCCTCAGTGGAAGTCCTCACTCAGACGAAGTGA
- a CDS encoding Bax inhibitor-1 family protein: MNNYSPDYYDQDTTAGRGMFAIDAIAEERAAFIRKTYMHLTGAIFVFMGLEFIIFSSPTLLRSVLSLFTASPWIILIAFLGASWLASSLASSAKSLGTQYLGLGLYTLAEAIIFVPILFLASQMSNPTVIPIAAVITLCIFGGLTAYVLVTGADFSFLGGGLTIALLAAIGIAIGAAIFGISLGLWFAAAMVVLMSGFILYETSNVLHQYSTDQYVSASLALFASVATLFWYVLRIVMMFASED; this comes from the coding sequence ATGAACAACTACAGTCCTGACTACTATGACCAGGATACGACGGCCGGCCGCGGTATGTTTGCAATCGATGCGATTGCAGAAGAGCGCGCTGCTTTTATCCGCAAAACGTACATGCACCTGACCGGTGCGATCTTTGTGTTTATGGGACTGGAATTTATCATTTTCAGTTCCCCCACCTTACTGCGCAGCGTACTGAGCCTGTTTACCGCCAGTCCCTGGATTATTTTGATTGCCTTCCTGGGAGCCAGCTGGTTAGCCAGTTCACTGGCATCAAGTGCGAAGTCCCTGGGGACACAGTATCTGGGCTTGGGATTATATACCCTGGCGGAAGCGATTATCTTTGTGCCGATCCTGTTTCTTGCCAGTCAGATGTCTAACCCGACCGTGATTCCGATTGCGGCGGTCATAACCCTCTGTATCTTCGGGGGCTTGACAGCTTACGTACTCGTGACGGGCGCAGACTTCTCCTTCCTGGGGGGAGGGCTGACGATTGCCCTGCTGGCAGCAATCGGGATTGCCATCGGTGCTGCGATCTTTGGAATCTCACTCGGACTCTGGTTTGCTGCTGCCATGGTCGTGCTGATGAGTGGTTTCATTCTGTATGAAACTTCGAATGTCCTGCATCAGTACTCGACCGATCAGTACGTTTCGGCTTCACTGGCGCTGTTCGCCTCCGTTGCCACTCTGTTCTGGTACGTGCTGCGGATCGTAATGATGTTTGCTTCGGAAGACTAA